The genomic interval aattttattatattattatattatattaatttaattattaaaaaaaagtaatagtttaaaaaaaattttagtagatttaaattttcctttgataaatattttttgacataaatattgataaatttttaaaacttaaatcttaaatattgataaagaaatcctttaattaaattaatttataaatgattagaatcatataaaagattaaatttgtattatacgaaatatattaatattatataaaaattatataatgtttatgtttaaatatatttaatttttaagaaagaaaaattcatttaaaattttttaatttgaaaacattgaaatttgCTCGATAGAAGCATGAAGAATATgtgtttatcatataaaagatGAACAATGATTTCAGGCTGTTGTCTGGGTGAGCAATGAATGTATTCCGAATTTTGACACCGTGTGTATTGCAACGCAGACGACCAAAGGAGGTTGATAATTCTGATAAAAGGGATTGCTGGTTCGTGAAAAGACGGCGTGGAGATGCTTCCTACATGATACATAGAATGGGTGCTTCTGCATCGTCAAGCATCACCAGTGTAGGTGGAGATTCAATTCAAGCAGCTAGACTTTCATCCTCTGGTAATCCACCTGATCAACATGGCATTGCTATcaggtatttaaatatttagacatCTCCTTATCTCATTTGCTTGTTGTTCTTTATCGCCTAGATCtatatacaataatgataCCGTTTTAAAGATTCAGCTGACAGTATCATTAGCTTAATGAGCATCTTTGATTCCGGATTAACTAGAAtacagaaattgataaaatcgaATGTCGTCTATTTTcagggaaaagaagaagaaaatgacgGGGTTCGCGACATTACGAAAGAAATTCATTCGGAGACGTCGGTCTTCAAAGGCCTGCGACCATGGTAGGATAATCCGAGATTTGGTCTCAACATGGAGTCATTTAGAAGCAACTGCGCTTCTAGAGGAGTATGAGGCGTTAGCTGCATTAAAGGATCTCCATGTCCAAGCCGAATTAGCTAGACCACCAGCTGCCACATATAAACAGGATTTGTCGAAGTTGTACGACTATAAACATTGTTCTGATGTGGATCTCGTCTACCGAGGAGCATGCTTTCCCGTACACAGAGCCCTGTTGTCGGCGCGTTGCCCGTACTTTAGGGATTTACTAGCTGGATGTCCgggtatattaaaatttttaccctCTTTGTGTTCATTTAATCCTCTGtagcattatataattttgaaactatgtttttttataataattattttattaattaatgcgctattttattttatattatcatttgttacttattattttctcaatcataacataattgaatataatagtagataattgtatttttcttatgaataaattaaaattagttatGGAGGATTAATCAATGTAATAAtcggttttaaaaatttattttaatcgtaatttcattttaggATATGGTGCCAGAATATGCTTGGAACTGAGAACACCGAATCTCGAAGTACAAATGTTTTCAGCGTTGTTACGATATCTCTACACTGGTGATATTTGTCCACACGATGCAACGTTAGAGGCGAATCTCTTGCGACGACTGAGCGAAGAATTCGGGACACCGAATCCGTTGGAACATGATCTTAGATACCTGTTAGACACCGGTGATTACGCGGATGCCGCATTAGTGTTCACATCGGATAGTGATTATCAGAGACCAGATAGTGGAAGTTCAGAATATGGATTCCGGCCAAAGTTAGAACTGCCATGTCATAAAGCGATACTTTCTGCGAGATCCCCGTTCTTcagaaatttaatacaaagacGGACTAGATCTGGGGAAGATCACACAGAAAGAGCGCTTCATATACCCACTAGAATAGTTTTGGATGAGAGTGTAATACCCAAACGATATGCCAGAGTATTGTTACATGCAGTATATTTAGATACCGttgatttatctttaattatgaGAGGTAATGGTTGCGGGAACAGCGCTGGTAGTCTTGGAgaggtaattatattatattttataaatgtattttgatattttttttttaaatgattagaaTTTGGAagcaaaatcaaattaattaaaattttttatttaaagtataatttaataatttttaaggcTTAACTTATGATAtagatatgaattattttttttctatatgttTTTTCTTAGGTTCAGGCTCTTACGCACACTGGACGTGTTCGACCAAGTCCCTTAGAAGAAGCAATGGAATTGTATCAAATCGGCCGATTTTTGGAGCTAGATATATTATCACAGGGTTGTGAAGatcttattttagaatatcttACATTGGAATCACTTCCAACggttttaaagtaaattttttttataatttagagttttattaattaaattgaaattttttaaaaattattattacttatgaatatctaattattttttttacagatggGGTAGTCAACCTCATGGATCGGCATGGGTACATAGACAAGCGTTGCATTTTTtaagagaagaatttcaaCCAGtcgcttcttcttctattcttcATCAATTGGATCACGCACATTTGGCAAATGTTTTGCAAAGCCATTTTTTGCAAGCGAGTGAACTTGAAATACTGCAAGCGGTACTCAAGTGGGGAGAACAAGAATTAGTGCGTCGTATGGAGGATCGGGAACCAAATTTGCTCAGCCATACGGTACATTCTGTAACTAGAAAAGGATTGAAGAAGAGGGATTTAAGCGACATAGAATTGCGGGAAATACTTAGTGAACTTTTACCACTTGTCAGAATGGATCACATATTACCTCCAAACAGCGAAGCACTAGCTCAAGTACGAAACGTTAAGTTTATTcagcaattataaatattcattttcatacaACATTTAATAAAGCTTTTCTGTGTTTAGGCTATTAGAAGAGGATTAGTTTCAACTCCACCCAGTCATATGATAGGAgacgaaagagaaaatttacgaATGAATGCATGGAtaagaggagggaagaaaaatggattttttgTAAGGCCACGCTTATTCATGCCTTATTACGAAGAAATAAaggtatgaaatttttattgaaaagaaaaaaataatcattaaaaatttcttttaaaattaattttacattttaattgaatatactgATATAGATTATagagtttaatataaataatcaaaagttATTTACGTTATGTAAAGTTAGTTACATTAATGTACTAaccgtttaaatttattataataatttatgagtgacttattatcatatatgttgtaaataatattaatattttgaagatttatgtattataacatattatcgaatttatcaaattttttatctgtaTTAATAtcatctataattaatttcgaatgatTGGAATTGACtgaagttataatttatacatattatgtattaataattatatacatgcaaaaaaattatatacatactatATATTCCACTGACATATATTCTAGTTTAAGTTTTTTTGCAGTCTTTAATTGAGGAACAAATGGTCCAAGAAGCAGATTTAGTGAGATTACGAAGGCCACGTTACGTAGCTGATATTCCTGATGCCTTGTATATGGTTGATGAGAAACCGAGACCAATGGGTACAGCCGGTGTGGATGTTCTCGCTGCGGCATTCCCAGGTATTTTATTCactatttctttttagataattttacaatttttattgtattgtatttttacattttattgcatttttacaaaatgtgtgaaaaatttctttttcaaaaaactgGTTCGGTACGAGTTCTATTTAAGTTCCAGATTCCACGACCTTGGCAGCTATGATGAAGCGGGAACAGAAATTGAGACAATCCCCCAGTTGTCAGAGAGCTATTAGTTTGCCGCTGTCGTCACGTCATGAAATTAACAGACAAGTACGACTACGTGTTGTAAGAGAATTCAACTTACCTGACACGGTAGCAGATCTTTTAGAGGTGagtattcttcttttcctgtttcttaatataattctagaatctctttttaaaataaacagcaataaattattgtcTTTACATTCTGATAGGAATTCAAAAcaggaaaatttttactttaaacaattaaaatgtttcaaataactgcttgatatttttatttttttttttctgtttattttataatgatatcaacatgtgatttttttttttttaatccaatggATATGAGTTTTAAAaagcataatttaattattatttgtaattaatgtttttgtgaaatcaataaaaatacttaatgtaattaattatttattatttcaaaatagttaattcgattaattaaaaataataaatagtcgtgattaatattcatattattaataatattaatattcatatttcaatattatatatatatcattatcaattttttctctctatcaATTAGGAACatgtaaaacaaaataaaattctgaacAATACATCTATttcatataacaaaaattctcaGAAATAGCAATTTAGGAGATTAAAATGAGCAGcagtgaaaatttaaataaaaataattattgaaatgtttatataacttatatacttTACTTTCATatgggattaaaaaaataaatttcacctatatgttatgtttatataataaaataaattctttatttcaaaaaaataattatatgtgcaAAATAACATAGTGCAGACATTTAAACATaacaaatttaacttttaataaaatatatatattaaataaaaaatttattttctaaacaattatttttaaagctaTTTTTAAAGCTTAAACATATTTGGTATTTTTTCtagatgaaattttcaattataagtttttatctttaatatcatctttaaaatcatctatatatattttcatataaacaaATGCAAATTTGTGCAAATTTTAAcactgtttatataaaaattattttgtactttgtatctataaaaaatattctatccaTAACAAATTAtctaacatattaaaaattgttattatttaagtaaCCATCCTTTTTTATGGAATACGGTTGCAATatgagataatttttctttatatataacattattagatTGAtccttaaaaatttcatcagcTTTCATTTCCGtatcaaaatttgtaatttttgtatctaaatttttatttatccgaGGAGCTTGAATCACTTGGGTCATTAGAAAACATTGATTGAGTTTTAAAGTACcacaataatttacaatttcgtCGAACTTTTTCTTAGGGaatttatctatatctatattcaaCGCTTTTAGGTCtttaatgaaagaagaataatacaaATCTAACATATAATCCAATTCATTATCCAGAGTATCTTTGTTCGCGCTcgatataagaaagaaaatcagaTCTTTAACACCGTAATCGTAAACGTTCAATTGAAAATCTACAATCTTCATATCAATAATTTCCCCTTGTTCATCATGCTTGAACAACATATTATTTACCCAGAAGTCATTGTGAATCATTGTACCCCAAGGTTCTTCTATTTTCTCTGATTTCTCAATCTGCTCTTTACAATATTCTATGGTCTTCTTGATATTATCTATGAATGGTTTAATTTCCTCCATATTCTGTAAGTCTATTATAACTTTCTGCATCATATCATTTACACATTTTTCTGTTGTTTCATTTGCgacatttattaacaattccgTTACTATGTTCTTGTACAACTGAggtttcttcaatttcaaagCAATAACAAGAGCGTGCATTTTAGCTAAACGTTTGACCGCGAATTCTGTATGCTTCTTATCCAATCCAAAAATTCGATCTTCCGTCACGTAACCATTACATTTCAGATTCTCCAAAAGAATGACAGCTTGTCCATCGAATTTGTCTGGTTTCAAGCCCAGTCTTCCTCCATAGAACTTGGGTACCAATTCCTGATCATTCATGCCATTCTCGATTTGTAGTTTCATGAACTCCTTCGCcatagaattatagaattgaatctcttttttaaacgatattggACTATTGAACAAATCCAATAAAAAGGCGGAAGTGGGTGGAAGTTTTGCCACCAGATTTAAGGTTTCCTCCGTGTTCTTGGGGGATCGCGTCACGATGACAGTGATCGCTAGCATATCGCTTCCATAATTTTCACCTGGAGCGTTCAGAAGTTTCCATTCCACatgttttatttgaatattgttaCCTAAAGTTTGTGCTAGAAGTGTATCCAATTTTTGAATTGGAAATGATTCGATCGATGGTGACATTATTTACCTGAAATAAtagtttatgataatttttcaattattattaatttaaaattactggTTGAATTTGTATTACAGAAggctaattatatatatagataagatttaacttaaatttccttttaatttaacttaattatcgaaaaaattaattaattcttttgttcTCCAATTAACATTATGCCTTATTTACGAATATCTAGAAATGGTTTtgtcttatattatataagacgtgaatataattttttatgcacaattaaatataaaaactatgatttaatcttaaaaatattaactattcAATGAGGATGCTTTTTATGATGCTCGATTTATCTTGTTCAAACACGTTAGttgcaaaattataacaagtgaaataatttatacattatattagtCATTGCTAATTTTGCTCTTATAAACTGCGCAACAATAGCTTCTccattataatgaatattttatttaatacaatttgttattttattgtcAAATAGAGATGAATTGATGATAACTTACTCGTTtgattgtttcaatattttctaatttattcgtataaatatatttttaatttatacaacaCTAATCgacaattgtaatattttctattagaaatatgtatatttacttattcaaCACTTATCAATGACTGAAGCACTATTCGAATATAACGAGTGATAACATGTTTAtcaatgatatacatatatattcattttataatatattaccattttttaaaatgtttatagattttaagtataacatttaaatgcaaaaatcatgtttttcgtattatttatctttattataatgtattataatttgtttatctttatgttacctttatatacatattttaatattttaatgaaaattttttcacaactATTGTGAAagtctatataattaataaatttattaatttatgttttaatatgttataattattatattattaaatatcatattataattataaacaattattatattatactaattaaactaaaattgatttaaatataaatatttttataacatttttaaaaatttattataatgatagatatatttaaaaataaacaatttcaagAAATCTGATTTCAAAGTAGATTTTCatgtcaatataaaaatacaattataattgaatattgaaatataatagaaagtttaaatcattttatcattattcagATATATGTATTACTTTCgtgattagaaaaatttaatattataaaagtgaaatgagaaatagaagataaaagagaaaaataaaaaaacatatttcgtTGGAAAGCAAGGCTGCACAATGTTTATACAAGGATAAATACATGTTACAGTTATCTACTCATTGTCTTTCTATgcttatattaattctaaatcgaTTTTATAGTTCAAGTTATGCGATAGAAAACAGATAATGTCGCAGGTAGATTTGCGTGTaggtaattttgaaaaaacttgCATCATCGAATTACCATACTATGTATCATAGAATGctgtattatctatttatccaACTctgttaaatatgattttattatagcaataatagataatatcaaatatctttaTCATAATAGCATAgtttaagataaataagataaaatattactgcacagatatcttttattttcactttatatatgcacttgttaataaatttcattttttgtttcatttaacctaataaaatgcaatttattgaaattattaagaaatataaaaattattgaggaatataaatgaattaaaaaaaattgaataaattatttgaagttttttctttaagtgctttaattaaattaatttacttaaattgtttaatcttaataatataatataaaatatatttaaaatatatttaaaatgtagcacaaagaaaagaagataaaaaataaaatagaatagaaaaataattagaattttcataaaattaattataaattaataaaatatatttaaatatacgtaGATATTggcttataatattaataatatttacatattcgcattcaatgtaaaaaaaatattcaaatatatatcaataaatagtgAAGGaacgtaaaaaataaattgaaaatataaaattaaattttttcatttagctTCGTTTTTGAGAGAATCGAGGGAACAtggatttgaatgaaaattatatttttgcagataatttttttagttttaatttttttcatttacagaATAATTCTACGAGTAAAAATATCAGTTTTATTAGACATTTTCCTATATCATACATATTATGttctctgaaaataaattgtatagtcttaaaatagaatttgaatatatatttattatgtgatacattatttcaaacatcaattataaaaattataacatttatagaCAATGCTATAAatctagaaattaattttgaagatagaattgatcgaaaaaaattttgaagaaattaaattcttacgaagaatattttaatcgaagtaaatttaaaataaaaaaattgtatttctttgaataattgaaataaaaaataaaaaaaaaaaaaagaaaattagaaaaaatatagaaaataacatttctattatattcgagaattttcttGAATGTAAATAACATGAAAGTGGTACAACTTGATGTCCATACAATTATCTCTTAAGTTGTTCATTATGTTCAATTTTCTAGGCTATGTATTATAGTTACAAAATAAGATATCGATTTCACAATTAAGTAATGTAGATTTTCGACGTCAATTGAATGTGATAtgattgaatatgaatatatgatgcaatttgaaaagaaaagtatcaataaatatcgtcattttttgcaatataattttttaaagcaggaaagaataaaaattgatttcaaattcggtagaaacaattattcaaagttATTATCACAAAgttcaatatttgtatataatttcaaataagcaAACAAGTCTGATATTATCGTTAATGTGTTAAGCTCttgattaaacatttaattaaaacagttATTGGATGTTTGGAAAGTAGTTTAGAGACTAGTATTCGAGAtaaagaatattcattttatattttacaaacgaTTTGATACTTTAATAACCTAGTCCcaagtattaatttatagtaCAGTTTATTTTACACGacacaatttttaatcttttgcaCTCTTACAATCctctgttttataatttatctttcgttatttgtttaatgattCTACGAGATTCATATATTTCTGTAGATATGGAACGTTGTTTTCTAGCTctagatgaaaatttatctattaattaactgataataattgattatcgaACAtcaacagaaaaagaaaaatatagcaaatatatctggaaatgttgaaaaaaataataattttaaaatgaagcttgaaagaaaaattatatattattaatatattacgaatcgatgaaatgtcataaaataaaattattacaaattaaataggaattaaatttaatctttttggaataaatttaaataattatacattaatttagattatgagtaatgaagaaaattatcgcATTGTAtggtaatagaaattaaaatcttaacaTTTGAATagtaaaagtttcattttattatatattttacctaacaattttctttaattaattcctaatttaatttcatcttttattatactactatcaacaataattctaaaatattgaaaacaacGTTTACTCTATATTACAATACATCTTATatcatgttaaaatatttccatctttCGTGTTTTTTCCCGAAAATTAATCTCGAAACGCAATATCGACGCCTCCTCGTCGATGATCGTCGTTTTTCTATGGTCGTTTCCTGTCTGTCAGAGGCACGAGTTTCCGCTACACGCGAGAAATTGAGCGCATCGCAATTTCCGTAGACGAAAATTGCACTCGTCGACCGATATTTTTCAGGTATAAAAACGACAAATTATTTACGATGATAACGTGATATTCATCTTGATATTTATCTGACTTCCGTGACAATAGTTTCCCGAACAATGTTTTCGCACGTAAACAGAAAAGCGACGTAGaatgatttgaataaattattcgaaacccGATTTATACGTCACGACGTACGTTTTCATTATAGTAATCGAAACattattcaacaaaatttcattaatattgcaTAAGACTATTGTTATGACACACTATTTCTGATACTAatgttttaatgaataaaaatattttatgagacGAATAcgatatttgaagaatttttcaaaatttttttcatcaatttatccCATAAACACGTGGAAcataatcgttaaaaaatacattcacTGATAACTGTAGCTTAACGTGATCATACATCAAGTAAATAGTGCTATTAAGTTTAAGAGATCGATTATATCGGTGGATTCCAGTTGGCTTTTGATgtttagaagaaattaatcgatttaaattgtatttcgtttattcgatttcttttcgttcaatttttattcattaacttttttattacttgttcgattgtaattatttattcgaatgaggaaattttttcttttatttctttattatttttatatcatcatgcgataattttgattgaatattttttttttttttctattaaatataacgatTTTATACATGAAATTTCTtgcttcaaaaaattaaaatgaaaaggataataaacaagttttaatttcag from Apis mellifera strain DH4 linkage group LG8, Amel_HAv3.1, whole genome shotgun sequence carries:
- the LOC411991 gene encoding BTB/POZ domain-containing protein 7 isoform X2; translation: MNVFRILTPCVLQRRRPKEVDNSDKRDCWFVKRRRGDASYMIHRMGASASSSITSVGGDSIQAARLSSSGNPPDQHGIAIREKKKKMTGFATLRKKFIRRRRSSKACDHGRIIRDLVSTWSHLEATALLEEYEALAALKDLHVQAELARPPAATYKQDLSKLYDYKHCSDVDLVYRGACFPVHRALLSARCPYFRDLLAGCPGYGARICLELRTPNLEVQMFSALLRYLYTGDICPHDATLEANLLRRLSEEFGTPNPLEHDLRYLLDTGDYADAALVFTSDSDYQRPDSGSSEYGFRPKLELPCHKAILSARSPFFRNLIQRRTRSGEDHTERALHIPTRIVLDESVIPKRYARVLLHAVYLDTVDLSLIMRGNGCGNSAGSLGEVQALTHTGRVRPSPLEEAMELYQIGRFLELDILSQGCEDLILEYLTLESLPTVLKWGSQPHGSAWVHRQALHFLREEFQPVASSSILHQLDHAHLANVLQSHFLQASELEILQAVLKWGEQELVRRMEDREPNLLSHTVHSVTRKGLKKRDLSDIELREILSELLPLVRMDHILPPNSEALAQAIRRGLVSTPPSHMIGDERENLRMNAWIRGGKKNGFFVRPRLFMPYYEEIKSLIEEQMVQEADLVRLRRPRYVADIPDALYMVDEKPRPMGTAGVDVLAAAFPDSTTLAAMMKREQKLRQSPSCQRAISLPLSSRHEINRQVRLRVVREFNLPDTVADLLENTAAYNVKEQNERLTDIEDMDSPGLGINARTVPSLCYGRNMTFPRPASSCTHRHELPAIVTEGESCRLLAEQQENNSCSDGQLSGVMPDVAMATASFGALQLIEEQELELDLGDGTSHLLQHVSPSSGTMGSHRSSLPHPHQRHYTGPPPPPYMYHRAGTALPRFI
- the LOC725439 gene encoding uncharacterized protein LOC725439; this encodes MSPSIESFPIQKLDTLLAQTLGNNIQIKHVEWKLLNAPGENYGSDMLAITVIVTRSPKNTEETLNLVAKLPPTSAFLLDLFNSPISFKKEIQFYNSMAKEFMKLQIENGMNDQELVPKFYGGRLGLKPDKFDGQAVILLENLKCNGYVTEDRIFGLDKKHTEFAVKRLAKMHALVIALKLKKPQLYKNIVTELLINVANETTEKCVNDMMQKVIIDLQNMEEIKPFIDNIKKTIEYCKEQIEKSEKIEEPWGTMIHNDFWVNNMLFKHDEQGEIIDMKIVDFQLNVYDYGVKDLIFFLISSANKDTLDNELDYMLDLYYSSFIKDLKALNIDIDKFPKKKFDEIVNYCGTLKLNQCFLMTQVIQAPRINKNLDTKITNFDTEMKADEIFKDQSNNVIYKEKLSHIATVFHKKGWLLK
- the LOC411991 gene encoding BTB/POZ domain-containing protein 7 isoform X1; this translates as MNVFRILTPCVLQRRRPKEVDNSDKRDCWFVKRRRGDASYMIHRMGASASSSITSVGGDSIQAARLSSSGNPPDQHGIAIREKKKKMTGFATLRKKFIRRRRSSKACDHGRIIRDLVSTWSHLEATALLEEYEALAALKDLHVQAELARPPAATYKQDLSKLYDYKHCSDVDLVYRGACFPVHRALLSARCPYFRDLLAGCPGYGARICLELRTPNLEVQMFSALLRYLYTGDICPHDATLEANLLRRLSEEFGTPNPLEHDLRYLLDTGDYADAALVFTSDSDYQRPDSGSSEYGFRPKLELPCHKAILSARSPFFRNLIQRRTRSGEDHTERALHIPTRIVLDESVIPKRYARVLLHAVYLDTVDLSLIMRGNGCGNSAGSLGEVQALTHTGRVRPSPLEEAMELYQIGRFLELDILSQGCEDLILEYLTLESLPTVLKWGSQPHGSAWVHRQALHFLREEFQPVASSSILHQLDHAHLANVLQSHFLQASELEILQAVLKWGEQELVRRMEDREPNLLSHTVHSVTRKGLKKRDLSDIELREILSELLPLVRMDHILPPNSEALAQAIRRGLVSTPPSHMIGDERENLRMNAWIRGGKKNGFFVRPRLFMPYYEEIKSLIEEQMVQEADLVRLRRPRYVADIPDALYMVDEKPRPMGTAGVDVLAAAFPVPDSTTLAAMMKREQKLRQSPSCQRAISLPLSSRHEINRQVRLRVVREFNLPDTVADLLENTAAYNVKEQNERLTDIEDMDSPGLGINARTVPSLCYGRNMTFPRPASSCTHRHELPAIVTEGESCRLLAEQQENNSCSDGQLSGVMPDVAMATASFGALQLIEEQELELDLGDGTSHLLQHVSPSSGTMGSHRSSLPHPHQRHYTGPPPPPYMYHRAGTALPRFI